Proteins from a single region of Hypomesus transpacificus isolate Combined female chromosome 9, fHypTra1, whole genome shotgun sequence:
- the dnai1.2 gene encoding dynein, axonemal, intermediate chain 1, paralog 2: protein MSVPQKTGTVKSKQGPNALSQQKAPAAKAAKAVSKKKDEEDGAEMGEGGDEWTQGKTLIKPPDQLDLTEAELKEELTRILTANNPHAPQNIVRYSFKERSYKPISSVDQMAVHFLLEGNLLHQDSDEARRQLAKQGVSHAPVEAHVTETRGAIADTPTTDGKEDAGEAEGEERTDSVASKGSKKEQKLINQFNYSERASQTLNNPLRERGCQTEPPPRVNFSATANQWEIYDAYVEELQKQERNKEKLKAAPAKKEEDKGKKKMMLVEAQSDDITKVAKVAKIIERMVNQNTFDDIAQDFKYFEDASDEFREQEGTLLPLWKFQYDKAKRLSVTALCWNLTYEDLFTVGLGSYDFTKQGRGMLLFYSLKNTTYPEYAYPTTSGVMCLDIHTSLPHLVAVGFYDGCVAVYSLKEDGQQPTYKSTARSGKHTDPVWQVRWQKDDMDNNHNFFSVSSDGRVVSWTLVKNELVFTDIIKLSLEGALSEGLEGMQLPTMACGTSFDFHKEIEYLFLVGTEEGKIHKCSKAYSSQFLDTFDAHNMAVDAVRWNPFHPKVFISCSSDWTIKIWDHTINTPMFTFDLNSPVGDVAWSPYSSTVFAAATTDGKVHIFDLSINKYEAICQQPVVAKKKTKLTHVEFNPVHPILIVGDDRGIVTSLKLSPNLRKKPKEKKGQELPKGPEVEVAKMEKLLSLLREPEASS from the exons ATGTCTGTTCCTCAGAAAACAGGAACAGTGAAATCCAAGCAG GGGCCGAACGCCTTGTCTCAGCAAAAAGCACCAGCTGCAAAGGCTGCGAAAGCGGTCAGTAAGAAAAAG GATGAAGAAGATGGTGCTGAGATGGGTGAAGGGGGAGATGAGTGGACACAAGGGAAGACACTTATCAAGCCCCCTGACCAGTTAGACCTCACTGAGGCG GAGCTGAAAGAGGAACTCACAAGGATCCTGACCGCAAACAACCCACACGCCCCACAGAACATCGTCCGTTACAGTTTCAAA GAGCGCTCTTACAAACCAATCAGCAGCGTCGATCAGATGGCTGTCCACTTTCTACTGGAGGGCAACCTTCTGCACCAGGACTCTGATGAAGCACGCAGACAGCTGGCCAAACAAGGCGTTTCTCACG CACCAGTGGAGGCACATGTGACGGAAACCCGTGGAGCAATAGCAGACACCCCG ACTACGGATGGCAAAGAGGATGCGGGGGAGGccgaaggagaggaaagaaccGATAGCGTCGCATCCAAGGGCAGCAAGAAGGAGCAAAAACTAATCAATCAGTTCAACTACAGCGAGAGGGCTTCCCAGACCCTAAACAACCCACTCAGG GAAAGGGGATGTCAGACTGAGCCTCCTCCTCGTGTTAACTTCTCTGCGACTGCCAACCAG TGGGAGATCTACGACGCCTACGTCGAGGAGCTGCAGAAGCAGGAGAGGAATAAGGAGAAGCTGAAAGCGGCCCCCgccaagaaggaggaggacaagggcaAGAAGAAGATGATGCTGGTCGAGGCACAG AGCGATGACATCACCAAAGTGGCCAAGGTGGCAAAGATCATTGAGCGGATGGTGAACCAGAATACATTTGATGACATTGCACAAG ACTTCAAGTACTTTGAGGACGCGTCAGACGAGTTCCGTGAGCAAGAGGGCACCCTTCTCCCACTCTGGAAGTTCCAGTACGACAAAGCCAAAAGGCTGTCAGTGACTGCCCTCTGTTG GAATTTAACTTACGAAGATCTGTTTACTGTGGGTCTCGGATCTT ACGACTTCACCAAGCAGGGCCGCGGCATGTTGCTCTTCTACTCCCTGAAGAACACCACCTACCCGGAGTACGCCTACCCCACCACGTCCGGCGTCATGTGCCTGGACATCCACACGTCTCTGCCCCACCTGGTGGCGGTGGGCTTCTACGACGGCTGCGTGGCCGTCTACAGCCTGAAGGAGGACGGCCAGCAGCCCACCTACAAGAGCACTGCCAGGTCAGGCAAGCACACGGACCCCGTGTGGCAG GTGAGGTGGCAGAAGGACGACATGGACAACAATCACAACTTCTTCTCTGTGTCATCCGACGGACGCGTCGTATCGTGGACTCTTGTCAAG AACGAACTGGTCTTCACAGACATCATcaaactgtctctggagggagCCTTGTCAGAGGGACTAGAGGGAATGCAGCTTCCCACCatgg CTTGTGGAACCTCCTTTGACTTCCACAAGGAGATTGAATACCTCTTCCTGGTCGGCACTGAGGAGGGAAAGATCCACAAG TGCTCCAAGGCCTACTCCAGCCAGTTCCTGGATACATTCGACGCCCACAACATGGCGGTGGACGCGGTCAGGTGGAACCCCTTCCACCCCAAGGTCTTCATCTCCTGCAGCTCTGACTGGACCATCAAGATCTGGGACCACACCATCAA CACACCGATGTTCACCTTTGACCTGAACTCCCCTGTTGGAGATGTGGCCTGGTCTCCATACTCCTCCACAGTTTTTGCTGCTGCCACCACAGACGGCAAG GTCCACATCTTTGACCTAAGCATCAACAAGTACGAAGCCATCTGCCAGCAGCCAGTGGTAGCCAAGAAGAAGACCAAGCTGACCCACGTGGAGTTCAACCCCGTCCACCCCATCCTCATCGTAGGCGACGACCGAGGCATCGTCACCAGCCTCAAGCTCTCACCCAACCTCCGCAAGAAACCCAAG GAGAAGAAGGGCCAGGAACTGCCCAAGGGTCCAGAGGTGGAGGTCGCCAAGATGGAGAAGCTTCTGAGCTTGCTGAGGGAGCCAGAGGCCAGCTCTTAA